The segment TCATTATTTTCAATAAAAAAATTATTCTTATTAATTTTACCTATAAATCATAAATTAGGCACGTCTTATCATTAGTGTCAAAGATCATTATTGTTGATTCACCAAAGTATCTATCATGAGTATAGTTCATTTTCACTGGATAGTGTGCAGTACCAGGATTTAATACAATTACTGTTTTCTCGTCAACATAATTTTCTTTTTGGTGTGTATGTCCAAAGATACAAACATCGAATTTTTTTGAATCGATCATTTTTTGTCTTTTTTTGGCATCTGTTCCATGATAAATTCCAAATTTTAAATTGTCAATCTTTATTTTTCCAATTTCCTTAAACAATTCTCCATTAATTCCTTCAAATTCTTCTTTTAGTCCTTGCTCTTCTCCATCATTATTTCCTAGTACCCCAATAATTTTCACACCATCTTTAGATAATCTCTTAAATTCTGTCACTACTGGCGGTGCTACAAAATCTCCTACATGGATTACAATTGATACATTATTCTGAGAAAAAATGTCGATTGCCTTGTTCGTATTGAGTATATCATCATGTGTATCTGAAATAATCCCTATTTTCATTCTACTTGTTCTGGTTTTTACCAAATAAATTCTTCTACTTCTTTGAGATGTTTATAGTGATATTGATATAATTGATTCATAGGATAGATTCATGAATGAAATTAAGAAATCAAAAGATGATTTACTCAGTAGATCTTGGTACTATTTTCGTATTGGATGGTCAACATACTTATCATTTATTTTTGCAGCATTAACCACTCTAACTGTAACATTTTATCTAATAATAGATGATTACCCTGTTCTCAAATCAGTCTTTCCAACTTTTGAAGTATATCTTACAGTATTTTCTGCCATTGGATTTCCTCTAATTATTGCAATAGGATATGGACATTTCAAGCGAACAAAAGCAAGAAAGGCCGAAGTTGATATTGAACTTGAAACAGATCCTTACAGACTCCGAACTCTAGTTAATTCAGATATGATTCTAAACTTATATCTAAAATATTATTCCATATTCCTTCATCGTTATGATGGCAACATAACCGAACAAGAAAAAAATAATTATTTGGAGATTTTAAACCAGATTCAATCATTTGTCAAAGATAGAAAGTTATTAAGTAAACATGATACAAAATTTATAGAACATATTGATACCTTTCCAAAATCTAAAAATTCTGATCATAGGTTGATGAGTTGATAATACATGAAAAATAAAGAATTATTTAAAAAAAATCCTTTGTTTCGTGCTTGGTTTTATTTTCGTATGGGATGGTCAACATACTTTGCATTTATTTTTGCAGCAATAAACACTCTAACTGTAACATTTTATTTAGCAATAGAAAATTACCCTGTTCTCAAATCAGTCTTTCCAACTTTTGAAATTTATGTAATTATAACGGTCTTAATTGGAATTCCTTTACTTGTTACAATAGGTTATGCACATTACAAAAGAACAAAAGCAAGAAAAGCTGAAGTTGATATTCTTGTAGAAACCAATCCGTACATTATGAGAACACTAGTGAACACTGATCTAGTTTTAATTTTGACTCTAAAATTAGCTGAAATAATTAAAAATTCAAATGATGATAGTATTCCAAAAGAATTATTGGATGAATTAACAAAATTACAAGATGAACTCAAAGAGTTTTCAAGTCAAAGAAAATTTAGAAATGAAAAGGATCTTCAATTTTTTAAAAATATTGATAGAAAGTGGTAATTTAATTCTCTAATGAAATTTCAGCAAGTAATCTCTCCATTTCATTAACTTTATTCTTATTATTTTCTGAAATATTTTCTTCTTCTAATGGGTCTGAATGTAGATCATAAAGATGAACATTTTTCATACAATCATCTCTATCTCGAAAATACTTGTAGTCTGATGTTCTAATTCCAATAACTTTAGTATCTGTTTTTTCGTCGGAAAAATTTTCTGTACTCTGTAAATATGCAGGTAATTCATCTAGATCCTCATTATTAAAATAAGGAAAAAGTGTTCTACCATGTATTTTTTCATAAAAAGAAAAACCAACTAAACTGAAAACTGTTGGAAAAATATCTACACTTCTTACTTGTTTATCGATTATCTTATTCTCATTTACTCCGTATCCTGTAAATAATAAAGGAATAACAAATCTTTCATCAAAAACCTGACTCTTACCTAGAATAATGTTTTCCATTATTCTTTTTTTATATGGTGATAACTGTAAACTTTCAAGTTTTTTTAAATCCGGTTCAAGACTATTTTCAATAATATTCTCTCTTCTCTTTGTATAACTTTTTGAAAGAATCTTTCTCATTGGTTTTAAAAATCCTGGTGATCTTGAAATAATTTTATGACTAACATCAAATGCTTTTCCTTTTGGAATTTTCTTTTTATTTCGAATCTGTAAATTTAAACGATCCATCTCTTTATCAAATACTCCTACATCTGAACCATGATCTGCAGAAATAACAACTAATGTTTTCTCAAAATCTATCTCTTCAAAAATCTTACCTAACCATTTATCCATTAAAGATACCATTCGTTCATATTGATTTTTTCCAAGATTAACATCTTCAAAGTCTTCATGTTGAAAATCTTTATGAAAAATCGCTGGTCCATGAATATCATTTAAGTGAATGTACCAAAACCATTTACTCTTTTCTTTCTTTTCTTTCATTTTGGCAATTAATTCATCACCGATTCCATCGTAAAGTGTAGAATTATCATCATAAGAATCTAAATTATCCCCAAATATTTTTTCTAGAGAAAGATTAGTTAAAATTTTTGGAATAAATCCATACATTTCGTAATTCCTTTTTTTTAATTCTTTTAAAAAAAACATTGAACTTTCTACAATTTCAGATTTTTTTTCATTTTGTTTAAATGAATCAAATGGGTAATTACCTGTTAAAAGGCTAGATATTGCTGGAAGTGATGATGAAGCAGAGCTAATTGTTTGTGAAAAATATACTCCACGTTGAATCAATTTATCAATATTTGGTGTTACAGAAGTTTTTTCTTTATGAAAAAATTTATCTGATCTGAAAGAATCAATAATCAAAAATAATATGTTAGGTTCTTCCACAAATTACTTGTACACTCAACCCTAATGAATTTTTTTGATAATTAGTTAGTATGATCGAGTAATGATGCTTCGTTTACCTTACCTTCTATCTTATGATTCTCAACAAACCATTCAACTGTCTTTTCCAATCCTTGTTTAAGACTAAATTTTGGTTCCCAGCCCAATAATTGTTTGGCACGTGAATTATCCAATGAACGGGATAATGCACCTGTTGGTTTTGATGTATCAAAATCAAATTCCTTTGGTTCCCAACCCAAAACTTCACATATCATTTTAACAACATCAATCATCTTGTATCTAACTCCTGTTCCAAGGTTAATCGGTGTCATATCTGAAATTTTTTCTGCTGCAAGAATTGAACCTGTAACAATATCTTCTACATATGTAAAGTCTCTTTCTTGTTGTCCATTTCCCCATATTTGATATGGATCCATTTTTTCAACTGCCTTGTAAATTAATGCTATAATTGCATGTGTAACATCTTCTCTTGGACCATATGCTGTTACAAATCTTACAGGACATCCTTTTAATCCATATTGTTTGTTAAATGATTTCATTTGTACTTCACTCATTAATTTTGCCCATCCGTATTCCACATCTGCACTAAGAAATCCATTTAGTTTATCGCAATCCGAATCCTCTTCTTTTAACTTATAATCTGAACCAATTTCATTTTGTAATTCTGTTGGATATACACATGCAGAACTAGAAAAAATAATTTTTTCAACACTTGAGTTGTTACATGCATCAAATACATGATGATCAATAGCAAAATTTGAACATACATCTGCAGGATGTGTATCTATGTATCCTCTACCTCCATGATCTGCAGCAAAATGAAATACTATTTCATTTCCATCAAAAAGTTTTTTCATTTCATTTTTTGAAACATATTCTAAATCTTGTTGAACAAATTTAATAGAATCCCATGATTTACTCAGATTTTCTTTTTTTCCATTACTTAGGTCATCCACAACCGTAACTGTGGCTCCTTGATTAACTAAATTATCAACTAAATGACTACTGATAAAACTCGCTCCACCTGTAACTAGAACAGGACACTCATTCCAATTCATGTAATCAAAAATTCTTGAACCTATTATAAGTTAATAAAAATCAAAAAATGTTTAAAGACAAATCACATTAAAAATTTATGAATTATTTTACTTCGATATTATCTCATGAAAAACCTCTGAAATTCCTTACTGCTAAAATACTCATAAAAACTAATTTATGTAGATTTTTTACTATTCGCCAAAGCCACTATACTCTGAAATTCTTTCCCACTGCTCTTTCACAAAATAAATGGATTAATCAAAATTATGTTCATGCTGCCGATGATCCATTTCTTCAACATTATATTAAAAATGGCGATAAGATTATTGATGTTGGTGCAAATATAGGAACTGTAACACTATTAGCTTCTGCATTAATTGGAAATTCTGGAACAGTATATTCTATAGAACCTCATCCAAAAACTTTCAATTATTTACAAGAAAATTTAAAATTTAACAACACCAATAATGTTGTATCATTCAATCTTGCTATTGGTGATAAAAATTCTACAATAGGTTTTTCTGATAAAAAATCTGATGATCAAAATCAAGTTACTTTTTCAAATACAAACTTAACTGTACCACTAAAGAAATTAGACGATCTAGATATTCAGGAAGATATCATCGATCTGTTAAAAATAGATTCAATAGGATTTGAAAAATTTGTTCTTTTGGGTTCTAAAAATATTCTAGAAAAAACTAGGTGTATTCAACTTCCAATCTCCGGTTCATATCCAAAATTTTTCCAAACGTATGGGTATGAATATGAAGAAATTCTTCAAATTCTTCGCAAACATGACTTTGAAATTTTTGAGTACAACAATAAAAAGAATTTATTTCACTTAGATTCAAATTCTATTCCAACAAAAGGTGATCTTCTTGCAATATCTGATACTAAAAATTTTGTAAATAGAACTAATTATACAATTATGTAATTTTAAAAAAATAACTTTGTAGAAATCTATTTATCTAATCTAGCGTGACTAGTCAAATGGCAAAAATTATTTTATCTGGTGGTGCTGGATATATTGGTACAAAATTAACTGAACATTTACTAGAAAACACTGATCATACAATTGTAATTGTAGATAGATTAGATTTCAAACTAGATGAAAATTTTAAAAAAAATACATATTCCAATAATCGAGTTAGTTTTCATAAAGAAGATATCCGAAATCTTGATTTTATGAATTCAATAATTGAATCGAATGATTATGTTGTTAATCTTGCAGCTCTTGTAGGTGAACCTCTATGTAAAATCAAACCAGAAGAAGCAGTAGATGTAAACTTTGAAGCAGCAAAAAATCTTGCAATACTCTGTAAAGAGAAAAATATTAAAAAATTCATTCAATTATCAACCTGTTCAAATTATGGACAAGCAAAAGAAATGGTTGATGAAGATGGCGAATTATTTCCTACCTCATTATATGCTGAAACGAAGGTAAATCTGGAGAAATTTTTGATTAAAAATATTCCTAATGCTACAATATTACGTTGTGCTACTGCATATGGATTATCCGTAGGTAGAATGAGATTTGATTTGTTAGTAAGTGATTTTATCAAAGAAGCATGGTTAGAAAAACAAATCAATGTTTTCATGCCCGAAGTACACAGGCCAATTGTCCATGTAAGTGATATCTCTACTGCTATTTCGTTATGTATTGATCATCATGGCGATCTTTCTCGTGTTTATAATGTTGGTTCCTCAAATCAAAATTATACAAAAAGAGAAATTGCAGAAAAAGTTAGTAGTAGACTTAATGTTCCTCTAAACATTGTGGAAAAAGAAGATAAACGAGACTATATTGTAAATTTTGATAGAATAAAAAATGAATTAAATTTCTCTACAAAATTTCTTGCTGAAGATGGAATTGAAGAAATGGTAAACATTCTTGAAGAAGGAACTTTTGATTTAAACCAATCAAATGTATAAAGATGAAAGAAAAATTCATTCCACAATTTATTCCATATTGGGATGAATATGAAAAAAAACAAGTAAATAAAATTTTAAATGCTGATTATCTAAATGAACATAAAACTGTAAGGGAATTTGAAAGAAAATTTTCTGAATTTGTTGGGGCCAGATATTGTATCACTTGCACTAGTGGAACTACTGCATTATATCTGGGACTAAAATCCTTAACTGAAAAAAATAATTTTAAGTCAATAAATATTCCCGATTATGCTGGAATTTTTTCAGCTTATGCTACGATTCAAACAAATGTCAAGCCAATACTTGTTGATGTTGGAAAAAATGGTAGTATAAGCAATAATAATAAATTAAATTTTACAGTTCATTCAAATGGTAGATTGGGGAGCAAATCAAACATTGAAGATTGTGCGCAAGCAATATCTCATCACACTAAAAATAGTATTAGTTGTTATTCATTTGCAAGTACTAAACATATTACTACTGGTGGTCAAGGTGGAGCTGTATGCTGTGATGATAAAGAGACATTTGATATATTGAGTCGTTTAAAGGATCTAGGTCGAAATGATAGACAAAAACTAAAACCTATGAGTGATAATTTTGAGTTTTGGGGATTTAACTCT is part of the Candidatus Nitrosopelagicus brevis genome and harbors:
- a CDS encoding DegT/DnrJ/EryC1/StrS family aminotransferase; translation: MKEKFIPQFIPYWDEYEKKQVNKILNADYLNEHKTVREFERKFSEFVGARYCITCTSGTTALYLGLKSLTEKNNFKSINIPDYAGIFSAYATIQTNVKPILVDVGKNGSISNNNKLNFTVHSNGRLGSKSNIEDCAQAISHHTKNSISCYSFASTKHITTGGQGGAVCCDDKETFDILSRLKDLGRNDRQKLKPMSDNFEFWGFNSKFTEVQAAFGLAQLKKLPSRLKRLKKMYKTISEELKNENVEFFEEEPTWYIDMLVKKPDVFLERLKNLGIQGRRFYKPLHKQPYFRKNFPSKKDFKNSNNLYSRGIWLPSTTNLTDADVNRIIKSIKLVLHS
- a CDS encoding NAD-dependent epimerase/dehydratase family protein, encoding MNWNECPVLVTGGASFISSHLVDNLVNQGATVTVVDDLSNGKKENLSKSWDSIKFVQQDLEYVSKNEMKKLFDGNEIVFHFAADHGGRGYIDTHPADVCSNFAIDHHVFDACNNSSVEKIIFSSSACVYPTELQNEIGSDYKLKEEDSDCDKLNGFLSADVEYGWAKLMSEVQMKSFNKQYGLKGCPVRFVTAYGPREDVTHAIIALIYKAVEKMDPYQIWGNGQQERDFTYVEDIVTGSILAAEKISDMTPINLGTGVRYKMIDVVKMICEVLGWEPKEFDFDTSKPTGALSRSLDNSRAKQLLGWEPKFSLKQGLEKTVEWFVENHKIEGKVNEASLLDHTN
- a CDS encoding NAD-dependent epimerase/dehydratase family protein, encoding MAKIILSGGAGYIGTKLTEHLLENTDHTIVIVDRLDFKLDENFKKNTYSNNRVSFHKEDIRNLDFMNSIIESNDYVVNLAALVGEPLCKIKPEEAVDVNFEAAKNLAILCKEKNIKKFIQLSTCSNYGQAKEMVDEDGELFPTSLYAETKVNLEKFLIKNIPNATILRCATAYGLSVGRMRFDLLVSDFIKEAWLEKQINVFMPEVHRPIVHVSDISTAISLCIDHHGDLSRVYNVGSSNQNYTKREIAEKVSSRLNVPLNIVEKEDKRDYIVNFDRIKNELNFSTKFLAEDGIEEMVNILEEGTFDLNQSNV
- a CDS encoding YfcE family phosphodiesterase; amino-acid sequence: MKIGIISDTHDDILNTNKAIDIFSQNNVSIVIHVGDFVAPPVVTEFKRLSKDGVKIIGVLGNNDGEEQGLKEEFEGINGELFKEIGKIKIDNLKFGIYHGTDAKKRQKMIDSKKFDVCIFGHTHQKENYVDEKTVIVLNPGTAHYPVKMNYTHDRYFGESTIMIFDTNDKTCLIYDL
- a CDS encoding sulfatase family protein; this encodes MEEPNILFLIIDSFRSDKFFHKEKTSVTPNIDKLIQRGVYFSQTISSASSSLPAISSLLTGNYPFDSFKQNEKKSEIVESSMFFLKELKKRNYEMYGFIPKILTNLSLEKIFGDNLDSYDDNSTLYDGIGDELIAKMKEKKEKSKWFWYIHLNDIHGPAIFHKDFQHEDFEDVNLGKNQYERMVSLMDKWLGKIFEEIDFEKTLVVISADHGSDVGVFDKEMDRLNLQIRNKKKIPKGKAFDVSHKIISRSPGFLKPMRKILSKSYTKRRENIIENSLEPDLKKLESLQLSPYKKRIMENIILGKSQVFDERFVIPLLFTGYGVNENKIIDKQVRSVDIFPTVFSLVGFSFYEKIHGRTLFPYFNNEDLDELPAYLQSTENFSDEKTDTKVIGIRTSDYKYFRDRDDCMKNVHLYDLHSDPLEEENISENNKNKVNEMERLLAEISLEN
- a CDS encoding FkbM family methyltransferase; protein product: MNYFTSILSHEKPLKFLTAKILIKTNLCRFFTIRQSHYTLKFFPTALSQNKWINQNYVHAADDPFLQHYIKNGDKIIDVGANIGTVTLLASALIGNSGTVYSIEPHPKTFNYLQENLKFNNTNNVVSFNLAIGDKNSTIGFSDKKSDDQNQVTFSNTNLTVPLKKLDDLDIQEDIIDLLKIDSIGFEKFVLLGSKNILEKTRCIQLPISGSYPKFFQTYGYEYEEILQILRKHDFEIFEYNNKKNLFHLDSNSIPTKGDLLAISDTKNFVNRTNYTIM